The following proteins are co-located in the Paraburkholderia phytofirmans PsJN genome:
- a CDS encoding SOS response-associated peptidase — MCGRISQYRDPHFYAGQLGLADPLMLFDAADRRPGYNLAPGTHPLAIYPDQTVHAIHWGYCPDWAREQHLPQTINARADAAPSGRYFKDLWKTGRVLVPADGWFEWRMETASLANIADSKDRLDEPPGRQPHFVHLKSDAPMYLAALSSVRGTEPQTEGMGMVIVTAIADAGLVDVHDRRPLAFAPDAARRWLDPELPLDELEQLTRTAGIAAARFRWHRVSHEVDRTLTDEPGLIAAVN, encoded by the coding sequence ATGTGTGGTCGAATCAGCCAGTACCGCGATCCGCATTTCTACGCCGGGCAGCTCGGCCTCGCCGACCCGCTCATGCTCTTCGATGCCGCCGACCGCCGCCCCGGCTACAACCTCGCGCCCGGTACTCACCCGCTCGCCATCTACCCGGATCAAACAGTGCACGCGATCCACTGGGGTTATTGCCCTGACTGGGCACGCGAACAGCATCTGCCGCAGACGATCAACGCGCGCGCCGACGCCGCGCCGAGCGGCCGCTACTTCAAGGACTTGTGGAAAACCGGAAGGGTGTTGGTGCCGGCAGACGGCTGGTTCGAATGGCGCATGGAAACCGCGTCACTGGCCAACATCGCGGATAGCAAAGACCGGCTAGACGAGCCACCGGGCCGCCAACCCCACTTCGTGCATCTGAAGAGCGACGCGCCCATGTATCTCGCGGCGCTCTCGAGCGTGCGCGGAACCGAACCGCAAACGGAAGGCATGGGGATGGTAATCGTGACGGCCATCGCCGACGCGGGTCTCGTCGACGTGCACGACCGCCGTCCGCTGGCATTCGCGCCGGACGCGGCGCGCCGCTGGCTGGACCCTGAATTGCCGCTCGATGAACTCGAGCAGTTGACGCGCACCGCCGGCATCGCCGCCGCGCGCTTTCGCTGGCACAGAGTGAGTCACGAAGTGGACCGCACGCTCACCGACGAGCCGGGTCTGATCGCAGCAGTGAACTGA
- a CDS encoding LysR family transcriptional regulator, with amino-acid sequence MDTLQNMRVFVRVVEAGSFTGAAQHLNTTTAYASRAVSDLEAHLRTRLLNRTTRRIALTEAGERYLQRCEQILAYVDQAEAEASDAHARPSGKLKVHAMTSFGQHYVVPAVGRYQERYPDVQIELTLAQRMPDLLDEGFDVSLTLATSLPDSGLVSQRLGSAFSIACASPAYLERHGVPQTPADLTRHECLQMVTPVFPTEKWIFDGPNGEETIALGATSFQVNVAEAMAVAVSSGMGVGLIPIYSAISGLRKGELVWLLPEYTSQPMNLYALYPSRQYLDAKIRTWVEFLRDELPATLAADQEELRQFART; translated from the coding sequence ATGGATACGCTTCAAAACATGCGCGTATTTGTCCGGGTCGTCGAAGCAGGCAGCTTCACGGGCGCCGCGCAGCATCTGAATACGACCACGGCCTACGCGTCGCGCGCGGTGTCCGATCTGGAAGCGCATCTGCGCACGCGCCTGTTGAACCGCACGACGCGCCGGATCGCGCTGACCGAAGCCGGCGAGCGCTATCTGCAACGCTGCGAACAGATCCTCGCGTACGTGGATCAGGCGGAGGCCGAGGCGAGCGACGCCCATGCCCGCCCGTCCGGCAAGCTGAAGGTGCACGCCATGACGAGCTTTGGCCAGCACTACGTGGTGCCGGCCGTCGGCCGCTACCAGGAGCGTTACCCTGACGTGCAAATCGAATTGACGCTCGCGCAGCGCATGCCCGATCTGCTCGATGAAGGCTTCGACGTGTCGCTCACGCTCGCCACCAGTCTGCCGGATTCGGGGCTGGTGTCGCAGCGGCTCGGCAGCGCGTTCAGCATTGCGTGCGCGTCGCCCGCTTATCTGGAGCGGCACGGCGTGCCGCAAACGCCGGCGGACCTCACCCGCCACGAGTGTCTGCAAATGGTCACACCGGTCTTCCCGACCGAAAAATGGATCTTCGACGGCCCGAACGGCGAGGAAACCATTGCGCTGGGCGCGACCAGCTTTCAGGTGAACGTCGCCGAAGCCATGGCGGTGGCGGTGTCGAGCGGCATGGGCGTCGGCCTGATTCCGATCTACTCGGCGATCAGCGGTTTGCGAAAGGGCGAACTCGTTTGGCTGCTGCCGGAATACACGTCGCAGCCAATGAATCTGTACGCGTTGTACCCGTCCAGGCAGTATCTGGATGCCAAGATCCGCACGTGGGTCGAGTTCCTGCGCGACGAATTGCCCGCCACGCTAGCCGCGGATCAGGAGGAACTGCGCCAGTTCGCGCGCACTTGA
- a CDS encoding efflux transporter outer membrane subunit: MQSPVQKGIAAAAVLTILLTIAGCASTGGVAPQASGIEPASLDAGNAIRAANADAQWPALDWWRAYNDPQLNQWIEDAQAGNPSLAAAQARVREAMSMAGVARSALSPQVNGSLSIQRQKWADNLYYGPGPLAGEQSWNNTGTLGLSYHLDIWGKDKNAAERALDAAHASSADARAAQLELEGNVVRTYIEMSLNYALLDIAKATLQQQQQIVDLANRRLKGGIGTQLEVSQAETPLPEYERQIDEIEEKIALGRNQLAALAGKGPGAGDSIQRPSLSLQMGPAGLPSALPADLIGHRPDVVAARWTVAAQARGIDVAKADFYPDINLLASIGGYAAMGPLFQFLKNPSHSWSAGPALSLPILDGGRLRSQLGAASAGYDEAVERYNQSIVGALKDISDQVIRIRSLATQADDADRSVAAARKNYDLSREGYRRGLTDYLNVLIAQNQLLRAQEGVAKIQAERLGAHASLVTALGGGLDDPANGPQANETLPAHGKGKAAGSAVGGLPANGAAGSSAGSISANTAVKSSAGAMSANTAVKSSAGSMPANTAAKPSAGAMSVNTAANSNTLSTSPTTPANSRAGSIPANASASTNAAPRSAKSGS, from the coding sequence GTGCAGTCTCCGGTACAGAAAGGGATCGCCGCAGCCGCGGTTCTTACGATCCTATTAACAATCGCCGGCTGTGCAAGTACCGGAGGCGTTGCGCCGCAGGCCAGCGGAATCGAACCCGCTTCGCTCGACGCGGGCAACGCGATCCGCGCCGCCAACGCGGACGCCCAATGGCCCGCGCTCGACTGGTGGCGCGCCTATAACGATCCGCAACTGAACCAGTGGATCGAAGACGCGCAAGCGGGCAACCCGAGCCTCGCGGCCGCCCAGGCGCGCGTGCGCGAAGCCATGTCGATGGCCGGCGTCGCCCGCTCGGCGTTGTCGCCGCAAGTCAACGGCAGCCTGTCGATCCAGCGCCAGAAGTGGGCCGACAACCTTTATTACGGCCCGGGACCGCTGGCCGGCGAGCAGTCGTGGAACAACACCGGCACGCTCGGCCTGTCGTATCACCTCGACATCTGGGGCAAGGACAAGAACGCCGCAGAGCGCGCGCTCGACGCCGCGCACGCGAGTTCGGCCGATGCGCGCGCCGCCCAGCTCGAACTGGAAGGCAACGTGGTGCGCACGTACATCGAGATGTCGCTGAACTACGCGCTGCTCGATATCGCCAAGGCCACCTTGCAGCAACAGCAGCAGATCGTGGATCTGGCCAACCGGCGTCTGAAAGGCGGCATCGGCACGCAGCTCGAAGTGAGCCAGGCCGAAACGCCGCTGCCGGAATACGAACGCCAGATCGACGAAATCGAAGAGAAGATCGCGCTCGGCCGCAATCAGCTGGCGGCGCTGGCCGGCAAAGGTCCGGGCGCGGGCGATTCGATCCAGCGTCCGAGCCTGTCGCTCCAGATGGGGCCGGCCGGTCTGCCGAGCGCCTTGCCCGCGGACCTGATCGGCCATCGGCCGGACGTGGTCGCGGCGCGCTGGACCGTCGCGGCGCAAGCGCGCGGCATCGACGTCGCCAAGGCCGATTTCTATCCGGACATCAACCTGCTGGCGTCGATCGGCGGTTATGCGGCGATGGGGCCGCTGTTCCAGTTCCTGAAGAATCCGTCGCATAGCTGGAGCGCGGGGCCGGCGCTGTCGCTGCCGATCCTCGACGGCGGACGGTTGCGTTCGCAACTCGGCGCGGCGTCGGCGGGCTATGACGAAGCCGTCGAGCGCTATAACCAGTCGATTGTCGGCGCGCTCAAGGACATTTCCGATCAGGTGATCCGCATCCGTTCGCTCGCCACTCAAGCCGACGACGCCGACCGTTCGGTCGCGGCGGCCCGCAAGAATTACGATCTGTCGCGCGAAGGATATCGGCGCGGCCTGACTGACTACCTCAACGTGCTGATCGCGCAGAATCAGTTGCTGCGCGCGCAGGAAGGGGTCGCGAAGATTCAGGCCGAACGGCTGGGCGCGCATGCGTCGCTGGTCACCGCGTTGGGCGGTGGACTCGACGACCCGGCTAACGGTCCGCAGGCGAATGAGACGTTGCCGGCGCATGGGAAGGGGAAAGCGGCGGGTTCGGCCGTTGGCGGTTTGCCGGCGAATGGGGCGGCGGGTTCCAGCGCTGGGTCGATTTCGGCGAACACGGCGGTGAAGTCGAGCGCTGGGGCGATGTCCGCGAACACGGCGGTGAAGTCGAGCGCTGGGTCGATGCCGGCGAACACGGCGGCGAAGCCGAGCGCTGGGGCGATGTCGGTGAACACGGCGGCGAACTCGAACACTCTGTCCACGTCGCCAACGACACCAGCGAATTCACGCGCCGGATCAATACCCGCAAACGCGTCGGCGAGCACAAATGCCGCTCCCCGGTCGGCTAAGTCGGGAAGCTGA